The Clostridiales bacterium nucleotide sequence AGTGCTCACGCAGGAAACGCAGCGAGTCGCGGACGTCGGCACCGAGCATCCGCACGTTCAGACGGGCTCGGGTTAGCTGGTCTGAGCCGCCACAGCGAATGCGGGTGATAAGCGCCGCCGAGACCAGAAACGTCAGACTGTTCACGAACACGCCGGCAAGCGGGCCGAGCAGAGCTGGTCCAAACGGCCGCAACACCGTCTCGACGAACGGAAGCCCCGTCTCGAGAAGCACGCGCACGATCGCCTCGAAACCAGCGAGTATCGCGCCCGACGCCGTAAGTCCCACGAGCATCGAAGCCTGCTGAGTCGTGTAGGCAAGCCCGTTGGCCGCCGCGACGTCCTCCTTAGCGACGAGACGCGGGATGAGCGCGTTGCGCGCCGGATAGAAAAACAGTGAGGCGACCTCCATGAGGAACACGACGAGGTAGATGAACGCGAGGTTTTGCGTGAACAGCAATCCGAGCGTCAGAGCCGCACGCGCGAGGTCACACGCGATCATCAGGCGGCGCCGGTCAAAGCGGTCAACCAGTGCGCCGGTAACCGAGCTCAACAGGAGGGATGGGATGAGCTTGGCGATGAGGATTCCTGCCACCGCGAGCGGAGAGCCGCCGGAAAGCGAGGTGACGAGCGGCATGAGCAGACCGATAACGAGCCAGTCGCCCACGCCGCTCACGGCCTGCGCCGTCCACAGCCGGGCGAACGCCGGGGTCGTAGCGAGGCGGCGATACGCTCCCGCGGAAGGGTTGAGCAAGCCGGACGAGTGCCCGGCGGTCTCAGGGCACTGGGTCATCTTGGCAATACCTCGACGGTCACCGAGCGCACCGCCGAGCAACCTACGTTCACCGCGACTGGCAACGCTGCGATGTGACACGGCGCGGTTACCACGTGGACCGCGAGAGCGGTCGTGTCCCCGCCGAGACCCCCTGGACCAACCCCCGATGCGTTGATGCCCGCAAGCAACCGCGCCTCAAGCGCGGCGATGCGTTCGTCGGCGCTACACGTCCCCACCTCGCGCAGCAACGCGCGCTTGGCGAGCGTCCCCACCTTGTCAAAGGTCGACCCTACACCGACGCCCACTACCACCGGTGGACACGCCGAGGCGACCTTCGCCGCGACAGACTCGAGCACAAACGCGACGACGCCCTCCTCGCCTTCTGCGGGCGAAAGCATGGCAAGCGCCGAGGCGTTGTCGGACCCGCCGCCTTTGAGCATGACGTGCACGGTCGCGCCACAACCCGGACGCACCGTGATGTCAACAAACGCCGGCGTGTTGTCCCCGGTATTGGCACGGTCTAGCAGCGCATCACGCGCGAGGCTCGCGCGCAGCCGGGCCGAGGCATACGCCTCGGCGACCGCGGCGTCTATCGCCGCGGTCAGATCGCCGCACACACACTCCTCGGCGCCCACCTCGAGCCACACCCAGACGTACCCGGTGTCCTGGCACAGCGGGACCCCATCGTGTGCGGCGATCCCGGCGTTGGCCGCGAGCTGCTCGAGAGCCGCTCGCCCGCGGGGCGAGCGCTCGCGCGCGAGGGCCTCGCGGATGGCGGCCAAAACGTCGGTGCGCAACTCAGTCGCGATGCGCGGGATCGCGTTGCGAACCGTTGAAGCGATGTCCTCGGCGTGTATCACGGTGTCCGGTGGCTCTCCCAGCCGACGATCGCCTCGGCCACCGTCGCCGCGGATGCGCGAAGCGAGACGGTCTCCGCTTCGGTGAGGTCGAGCTCGGGGATGCCAAGAACACCTCGCGCGCCAAGTGCGGCCGGGACCGACAGGTAAACCCCGTCGATTCCGTAGTGCCCCTCGAGCCGCACGCACGACGGCAGCACCGCACCGGTGTCACCGAGGATCGCCTCGAGCATCGCGGCGATCGACGCCGCCGGCGCGTAAAACGCGCTCCCCGTCTTGAGCAGCGCGACAACCTCAGCGCCTCCGCCAATGGTACGCGCGACGAGCGCGTCGACCTTCTCGGCAGGCAAGATCTCGGTGATCGGCGTGCCGTTTACGGTGGTAAGTCGCGGGAGCGGTACCATCGCCTCACCGTGAGCGCCCACAACGAGCGCCTCAATGCCGCCAACATCCGCGCCGGTCTCCTCGGCGATAGCGTACGCGAAACGCGCCGAATCGAGGACGCCACCCATCCCGAGGACACGCTCCGTAGGCAGACCGGACACGCGCCACGCGAGATCGACCATGACATCGAGCGGATTGGTGACGAGCACGTACACAGCGTCTGGAGACGCGTCGACAGCCCTCTCCATCACGGAGCGCACGATCGCGGCGTTCGCGGCGAGCAAGTCCTCCCGCGTCATCCCTGGCGTGCGCGGCAGCCCAGCGGTCACCACGACGACCTGAGAGCCAACGGTGTCCGCGTAGTCATTGGTCCCGGTCACCACCGGAGCGAAACGCTCGACTGAGCGCGAGTGCATCATGTCGAGCGCCTTGCCTTGCGGAAGACCTTCGGCGACGTCAATGAGCACGACATCGCACAACCCCTTCTTCAGGAGCATGAAGGTGGTGGTGGCCCCCACCTGACCGGCTCCGACGACGGTCACCTTGGGACGAGACATGAACGGCTTTCCCCTTTCGCGCGCGCAAACGGCGGCGTCTCCACGCATCATGACACGGTCAACTAACTGTGTTGCACGGATTCTACGACAGGTCCCAGGGATACTCCACGCTCGCCCGCCGCCCTTCGTGAACGGCGAGCCGCTGCGCCAACAGCGGCGGCAGCTCCGGAAGCGCCAGATCCTGTTCAGAAGCCTCCCACGCGCCCTCGACCTCGGCGTACAAGATCTCGTCTTCCGCTCCCGCGGACTCCGCGACAAGTTCGCCAAACAACACGATCGCACTCGTACCGCTCTGGCCGAGGTGCGCGGAGCTCCCCGTGCACTCCGCGAGCACGACAAGACCCGCAAGCGCGGGAGCGCACCGGAGCACGTACTCGATGATCGCCTCGGCCTGCAGCTCGGACTCGGCGCCAGGGCGCCATACGACGGCGTGCACGCCCGCCTCCCGGGCCATTCTTGCGGTGTCCGGGTTGAGGCACACATCCCCGGCCGCAAGCGAGGTAAGCCCAAGCGGCGTCACGGCAATGCGGTGCTCAGAGTTGTCCGCGTGTGTGAACGGCATTAGCAGCGCGGTTCCCCCGGCGCACTCCTGAACCGTCTGAAGCAAGTGTTTGCGCTCGTGCGGCGGCATCCCCGCGAGTACGGGAATCCGAGGGCACACGACCACAGCGGCGCCATGTGCGCACGCACTGCCTATCGACTCGGCGAGCGCTACCGAGTCCAGCGCGACGTCGTCACGGCAACGGTGATGGATGACGGCGACGCGCATGGTGCGCTCCCTCTACAGCGGCGACACGCTTCTGAGAGGTCGATACCCGTTCGCGACGCTACTTCGACGCGCCTCGCTTTGGCGCGCGTCCCTTGGCGGTCTTTTTCGCTGGTTTCTTGTCGCCACGGCGTGCGCCACGCGCTCCCGCTGCGGTCGCGCCACCGCGCGCCTCAGCGCGGGCAGGGCACTCGGGATCGACGCATATCTTCCACGGACCCTTGCGGGTGTTGACTATCACCTTGGGCGCGCCGCACGGCTCGCACGTCTCTCCGGTAGGCTCAATGTCGCCTGTTCGCGGGAGCGGGTAGGAGACTGGATGCTCCTTCGCGTCGTAGTTCACGCACCGGATGAAACGGCTTCCCGTGGCCGAGTAGCGCACCCGCAGATCCGCGCCGTCGAGCGGGCACTTCCCCACCACGATCTCGGGACCCTTCTTGGAGGGGCACTCCGGCGCAAGACACAGATTCCAGGGCTGCTTACGGAATTGCACCACGCGCACCTGCGTGAAGCCGCACGTGGGACACGGCTCGTCGAGCGCGGCGTAGCGCGCGTTCTTAGGCAGCGGGTAGGTGACGTCGCACTCCGGATAGCCGGCGCACCCGACAAAGTAACCGCGACTCTTAGGTGAGTACTTGATCAGCAGATCATCACCCGACTTAACGCACGCGCCCACCTTCGCGTCCTCATCGGCGGCGTCCTTCAGCTTCTCGCCCACCTCGGGCACCCGGCCCAGCAGTACCTCCATCACCTCGGCGAGAATCTCGCGCGAGTGGGTCACGACGTCCGTGCGGCGTGCCGCGGCGCGCGCGATCTGGTCCATCTCGGCGTCGAGCTCAGCGGTCATCCCGGGCGAGGTGATCCGCTCCGCGTGCGCTTCAAGCGCGCTCACTACCGTGATGCCTTTGCACGTGGGAACGATGGGGTCCCCGGTCACATACTTGCGATCGTAAAGCGTCTGGATGATATCGTGCCGCGTCGCCTTCGTGCCGAGCCCGAGCTTCTCCATCTCCTGGATCATCTTGCCTTGCGAGTAGCGGGCGCGCGGCTGCGTCTGCTTGGCCTCCATCTCCGCGCCAAGAAACGCGGGGGTGTCACCCTCCGCAAGCGGCGGCAGATGCTCTTCCTTCTTGAGGCCGTACGGGTAGACCGTCCGGAAGCCCGCCTTTACCACGACGTCGCCGCGAGCCACGAACCTCTCTTGTGCGACATCGATCTCGACCTTGGTGCTCTCAAGGATCGCGCTCTCCGACAGTGTGGCCATGAAACGCCGAGCGACAAGATTGTAGAGCTTGAACTCCTCTGGCTTGAGCTTCTCGGGGTCAGCCGCGCCGGTCGGGTGGATCGGCGGGTGATCGGTGGTTTCCTTAGGACCGCGCGTGGGAGTGAGCGGGCCTCGCTTGAGGAGCGCCTGGACGTGCTCGTGATACGCCGCCACGCCGTCGAGCGTCTTGAGGAGCGAGGGCAGGTCGAGACTGGGCGGGTAGACGGTGTTATCAACGCGCGGGTATGAGATG carries:
- the mdh gene encoding malate dehydrogenase, with amino-acid sequence MSRPKVTVVGAGQVGATTTFMLLKKGLCDVVLIDVAEGLPQGKALDMMHSRSVERFAPVVTGTNDYADTVGSQVVVVTAGLPRTPGMTREDLLAANAAIVRSVMERAVDASPDAVYVLVTNPLDVMVDLAWRVSGLPTERVLGMGGVLDSARFAYAIAEETGADVGGIEALVVGAHGEAMVPLPRLTTVNGTPITEILPAEKVDALVARTIGGGAEVVALLKTGSAFYAPAASIAAMLEAILGDTGAVLPSCVRLEGHYGIDGVYLSVPAALGARGVLGIPELDLTEAETVSLRASAATVAEAIVGWESHRTP
- a CDS encoding DNA topoisomerase I, producing MDSPEAVDRMSMRLIVSEKNIAARRIAEILAVGKPTAEKVYSTPVYRFRRDGEEWVSIGLKGHIMKVDFPPERDGVDLKKWRLDSLPALVNAPVLKEGAEKGIIQSLKNLAKKADAVVIATDYDREGELIGADARDVILSVAPVVPVSRVRFSAITKDEIERAFAEQGELSDDLADAGATRQDIDLVWGAVLTRYLTLASSAAAKRAWGDVLSAGRVQTPTLKLIVDRERERDAFVPEDYWTVRARFESEGTEFAATHSTERFPAEDAAARVMEAVEGAKTGTVATATKTRRTVKPPTPFNTTALQAAAAAEGLAPSRTMRIAESLYMSGLISYPRVDNTVYPPSLDLPSLLKTLDGVAAYHEHVQALLKRGPLTPTRGPKETTDHPPIHPTGAADPEKLKPEEFKLYNLVARRFMATLSESAILESTKVEIDVAQERFVARGDVVVKAGFRTVYPYGLKKEEHLPPLAEGDTPAFLGAEMEAKQTQPRARYSQGKMIQEMEKLGLGTKATRHDIIQTLYDRKYVTGDPIVPTCKGITVVSALEAHAERITSPGMTAELDAEMDQIARAAARRTDVVTHSREILAEVMEVLLGRVPEVGEKLKDAADEDAKVGACVKSGDDLLIKYSPKSRGYFVGCAGYPECDVTYPLPKNARYAALDEPCPTCGFTQVRVVQFRKQPWNLCLAPECPSKKGPEIVVGKCPLDGADLRVRYSATGSRFIRCVNYDAKEHPVSYPLPRTGDIEPTGETCEPCGAPKVIVNTRKGPWKICVDPECPARAEARGGATAAGARGARRGDKKPAKKTAKGRAPKRGASK
- a CDS encoding MFS transporter, which encodes MTQCPETAGHSSGLLNPSAGAYRRLATTPAFARLWTAQAVSGVGDWLVIGLLMPLVTSLSGGSPLAVAGILIAKLIPSLLLSSVTGALVDRFDRRRLMIACDLARAALTLGLLFTQNLAFIYLVVFLMEVASLFFYPARNALIPRLVAKEDVAAANGLAYTTQQASMLVGLTASGAILAGFEAIVRVLLETGLPFVETVLRPFGPALLGPLAGVFVNSLTFLVSAALITRIRCGGSDQLTRARLNVRMLGADVRDSLRFLREHSELRGLLVTIALAILGGGAIVPLGLVRVQRMLVEPVPLAGEFEWLDALIAVPQTFLLVFLALGMVVGALMAPRFTGRVRLQLLFSGGVALFGGAMLAFGLVDAYVVLVLAALVAGACIATVTVAGNTYVVNTVADAIRGRVFTALEAVVRVSLLLSMIVVAPLGDLAVRGVERVALETRTTLWFSGEQAVLVAASFVVLGAAVYAFKTLDWRGPEEDVRGG
- a CDS encoding fumarate hydratase yields the protein MHAEDIASTVRNAIPRIATELRTDVLAAIREALARERSPRGRAALEQLAANAGIAAHDGVPLCQDTGYVWVWLEVGAEECVCGDLTAAIDAAVAEAYASARLRASLARDALLDRANTGDNTPAFVDITVRPGCGATVHVMLKGGGSDNASALAMLSPAEGEEGVVAFVLESVAAKVASACPPVVVGVGVGSTFDKVGTLAKRALLREVGTCSADERIAALEARLLAGINASGVGPGGLGGDTTALAVHVVTAPCHIAALPVAVNVGCSAVRSVTVEVLPR